From a single Gracilimonas sp. genomic region:
- a CDS encoding ABC transporter ATP-binding protein, whose product MKNSLLKISGLTKSFDQSGPVVNDVSFEVSKNEIFALLGPSGCGKTTTLRLIAGFEQCEAGEVHIENELVESTRKRLSPQKREIGFVFQDYALFPHMNALENVAFGLREVEKKKRPVLAEEVLCRTGMEKYKHRMPDELSGGQQQRVALARAIAPKPRLVLMDEPFSGLDAMLRDTTRKEVRAILKKSGMSAILVTHDQEEALSFADRIAVMNNGQIEQIGTPEEVYYHPKTQFVAQFLGRTNLFRAHADGSDNVETRLGPVKINKEAEGLILCSIRPEHLTIERCKENGNESGIIVGREFRGHDITYHVLFKGDKYIVHTDNRLLFDVDEHVIVKPLEPAVVLEQKA is encoded by the coding sequence ATGAAAAACTCTCTGTTAAAAATATCCGGATTAACGAAGTCATTCGACCAAAGCGGGCCCGTTGTAAACGATGTCAGTTTTGAAGTTAGTAAGAATGAAATATTCGCACTGTTAGGCCCCAGCGGATGCGGGAAGACTACAACTCTGCGCCTAATCGCAGGTTTTGAACAGTGCGAAGCCGGCGAAGTACACATCGAAAATGAGCTGGTTGAAAGTACCCGGAAACGTCTTTCTCCACAGAAAAGAGAGATAGGTTTTGTGTTTCAGGATTACGCACTTTTCCCACACATGAACGCGCTCGAGAATGTGGCTTTTGGCCTTCGGGAAGTAGAGAAAAAGAAGCGCCCGGTTTTAGCTGAAGAAGTGCTTTGCCGAACGGGTATGGAAAAGTACAAACACCGTATGCCTGATGAGCTTTCCGGCGGGCAGCAGCAGCGGGTAGCGCTGGCCCGGGCTATCGCCCCCAAGCCGCGGCTCGTGCTAATGGATGAGCCTTTTTCAGGACTCGATGCCATGCTCCGCGACACCACCCGAAAAGAAGTTCGTGCTATTCTCAAGAAATCCGGGATGAGTGCAATTCTTGTAACTCATGATCAGGAGGAAGCCCTTTCTTTTGCCGACCGGATCGCAGTAATGAATAACGGGCAGATTGAGCAAATCGGGACTCCGGAAGAGGTGTACTATCATCCCAAAACACAATTTGTAGCCCAGTTTTTAGGCCGAACGAACTTATTCCGAGCTCATGCTGACGGATCTGATAATGTAGAAACCCGGCTGGGTCCGGTTAAAATAAACAAAGAAGCCGAAGGCCTGATTTTATGTTCTATCAGGCCGGAGCACCTGACCATTGAGCGGTGCAAAGAAAATGGAAATGAAAGCGGCATCATTGTTGGGCGGGAGTTTCGCGGGCACGATATTACCTACCACGTACTTTTTAAGGGAGATAAGTACATTGTACATACCGATAACCGGCTTCTGTTTGATGTGGACGAGCATGTAATCGTGAAACCTCTGGAGCCGGCTGTAGTATTAGAACAGAAAGCCTGA
- a CDS encoding SPOR domain-containing protein has translation MKKVSIYTLLLAVALVSFQACGPSEEERRAKEQARLDSLRQVQEQRIAEMMQAREDSIAQAKQQQEMVEEQQGPQFAEDGTYVVQVGAFRSEEEANEYKNTLTDRDYPHVYTVKIGKEETGDVWFRLRVGFFAEKAEAEEFGAELGSELNTGYWVSKVQRSGS, from the coding sequence ATGAAAAAAGTAAGCATCTACACATTGTTGTTGGCAGTGGCTTTGGTGAGTTTCCAGGCGTGCGGACCAAGCGAAGAAGAACGAAGAGCTAAAGAACAAGCACGACTTGACTCTCTCAGACAAGTTCAGGAACAAAGAATCGCTGAGATGATGCAGGCCCGGGAAGACAGTATTGCACAGGCCAAGCAACAACAGGAAATGGTGGAAGAGCAACAGGGTCCTCAGTTTGCTGAAGACGGAACGTATGTAGTTCAGGTTGGAGCTTTCCGGTCGGAAGAAGAGGCAAACGAATATAAAAACACCTTAACCGATCGTGATTATCCTCATGTATATACGGTTAAAATAGGGAAGGAAGAAACCGGTGATGTTTGGTTCCGGCTGCGGGTTGGCTTCTTTGCTGAGAAAGCCGAAGCTGAAGAATTTGGAGCTGAGCTGGGTAGTGAATTGAATACCGGCTACTGGGTTTCTAAAGTTCAGAGATCAGGAAGCTAA
- a CDS encoding STAS domain-containing protein codes for MKNFSIATRQHDHVSILDISGELDAHTASQLENALKSLIDEESYAIIVNCSGLDYIASAGLGVFMAYIEDVRSLGGDIKLTNMNDRVYNVFDLLGFPTLYDILEDEKEALESFDN; via the coding sequence ATGAAAAATTTCAGTATTGCTACACGCCAACATGATCACGTAAGTATACTGGATATCAGTGGAGAGCTTGATGCGCATACTGCTTCTCAGCTTGAGAACGCACTAAAATCGTTAATTGATGAAGAAAGCTATGCTATCATCGTCAACTGCTCCGGTCTGGATTATATAGCCAGTGCCGGTTTAGGTGTTTTTATGGCTTACATCGAAGATGTGAGAAGTTTAGGCGGCGACATCAAACTGACAAATATGAACGACCGCGTTTATAACGTATTCGATCTGTTGGGCTTTCCAACTTTGTATGATATCCTGGAAGATGAAAAAGAAGCCTTAGAAAGCTTTGACAATTAA
- a CDS encoding ATP-binding protein, producing the protein MAGNNNIQTLSVEASTEHLAKVRDFVAAHAENIGLSQKDISEIRLAVDEAYTNIIKHAYKNSPTEKVNIEIGSNANQLWISLMDEGNSFDPSTYSEPDLMQRIKEKKRGGMGVYLIRKLMDQVQYNRKGHTNEIRMVKNL; encoded by the coding sequence GTGGCTGGAAATAATAACATACAAACCCTTTCTGTTGAAGCTTCTACAGAGCATCTCGCCAAAGTGCGGGATTTTGTTGCTGCCCACGCCGAAAATATCGGGCTCAGCCAAAAAGATATTTCAGAAATAAGGCTGGCAGTGGATGAAGCCTACACCAATATCATTAAACACGCCTATAAAAACTCCCCCACTGAAAAAGTGAATATAGAAATTGGCTCAAACGCCAACCAGCTATGGATTTCATTGATGGATGAAGGGAATAGTTTTGACCCCAGCACTTACAGCGAACCCGACCTTATGCAACGCATCAAAGAAAAGAAACGCGGCGGCATGGGCGTTTACCTGATCCGTAAGCTCATGGATCAGGTACAGTATAACCGCAAAGGACATACCAACGAAATACGTATGGTCAAAAACCTTTGA
- a CDS encoding SpoIIE family protein phosphatase yields the protein MDIKTSLSNTEERQSRFELRTLLETSRMLIESQEPDFVLNNLLLITMGKLLVPKGMILINKGSNHFYLVSKIKGKSDLDEDDSVQLEFPEAELDRTVLKAEEFPEISKKLGLAEGSIFFNLRTTNHHLGFLCLGPKGNKQPLTASELEFIESLTIISSVAIANSRMFQELRLINRKLDRKVHDLNTLLELSKDFNMMVDRDEIARTFKFAMLGQMLIRTFFFVLDVDGEKSIVASSGLKEQPTDKELNTLFELEDVFYCDEEHDCPFLEKNGIKLLIALRFQNEKIGVVGVGAPANKEPYGKEQVNFLQSLGNLALLTIQKTLLLEEQIEKQRMEEELNLAKTIQQGLLPSPIPTIEGFDLEATNISSRQVGGDYFDVLETPDNGHILAIADVTGKGVPASLLMANLQSMLHALAPIDITLSEATGSINDIIHKNTPADKFITFFWGKISADGKQFDYVNAGHNNPMLFKKGSKEPVELDAGGVILGAMPSMMPYDSASINLETGDTLIFYTDGVTEAMNPEQTEEYEEERLVQCIQSHLEKSSSEIMNAVIDDIMDFSDGIQYDDITLLVLKVN from the coding sequence GTGGATATAAAAACTTCTCTTTCGAATACTGAAGAACGCCAAAGCCGATTTGAGCTTCGTACCCTGCTGGAAACCAGCCGGATGCTCATCGAGTCGCAGGAACCGGATTTTGTACTGAACAATCTTCTGCTGATTACCATGGGGAAGCTGCTGGTGCCCAAGGGAATGATTCTCATCAATAAAGGCTCGAATCATTTTTACCTGGTAAGCAAGATTAAGGGAAAGAGTGATCTTGATGAGGATGATTCAGTTCAGCTTGAATTTCCTGAGGCCGAGCTGGATCGTACGGTACTTAAAGCGGAAGAATTTCCTGAGATTTCAAAAAAACTGGGGCTGGCTGAAGGCAGCATCTTTTTTAACCTGAGAACCACCAATCATCACCTTGGTTTTTTATGCCTGGGGCCAAAGGGAAATAAACAGCCGCTTACAGCTAGTGAACTGGAGTTCATCGAAAGCCTGACTATCATTTCTTCGGTGGCTATTGCCAACTCACGAATGTTCCAGGAGCTTCGACTGATAAACCGGAAGCTTGATCGCAAAGTACACGATCTGAACACCCTTCTGGAGCTCAGTAAAGATTTCAATATGATGGTGGACCGGGATGAAATTGCCCGAACGTTCAAGTTTGCCATGCTGGGGCAAATGTTGATCCGAACGTTCTTTTTTGTACTGGATGTTGACGGAGAAAAATCTATTGTAGCCAGCAGCGGGTTAAAGGAACAGCCTACTGATAAAGAACTGAATACACTTTTTGAACTCGAAGATGTTTTCTATTGTGATGAAGAACATGACTGTCCCTTTTTGGAGAAAAATGGCATCAAACTGCTAATCGCGCTCCGCTTTCAAAATGAAAAAATTGGTGTTGTAGGGGTTGGAGCTCCCGCCAATAAAGAGCCTTATGGTAAAGAGCAGGTCAACTTTTTACAGTCGCTGGGAAACCTGGCTTTGCTTACCATCCAAAAGACATTATTGCTCGAAGAGCAGATAGAAAAGCAGCGAATGGAAGAGGAGCTCAACCTTGCCAAAACCATTCAGCAAGGGCTGCTTCCATCCCCAATTCCAACCATCGAAGGTTTTGATTTAGAGGCTACTAACATTTCCTCCCGTCAGGTGGGTGGCGACTATTTCGATGTGCTTGAAACTCCCGACAACGGGCATATACTCGCCATTGCCGATGTTACCGGAAAGGGAGTGCCGGCTTCGTTGTTGATGGCCAACCTGCAATCGATGTTACATGCCTTAGCCCCGATTGACATAACCCTGTCGGAGGCTACCGGAAGCATTAATGATATCATTCATAAAAATACACCGGCTGACAAATTCATCACTTTCTTCTGGGGAAAAATATCGGCCGACGGCAAGCAATTTGATTATGTGAACGCGGGCCATAACAACCCAATGCTATTCAAAAAAGGCAGCAAAGAACCGGTTGAACTTGATGCGGGTGGCGTGATTTTAGGCGCCATGCCTTCCATGATGCCTTATGATTCAGCCTCCATTAACCTGGAAACCGGCGATACGTTGATTTTTTATACCGATGGCGTTACCGAAGCGATGAACCCAGAACAAACCGAAGAGTACGAGGAAGAAAGGCTTGTTCAATGCATTCAATCCCATCTTGAAAAATCATCAAGCGAAATAATGAATGCTGTTATCGATGACATTATGGACTTTTCGGATGGCATTCAGTACGATGACATCACCCTACTGGTGCTGAAGGTTAATTAA
- a CDS encoding transporter substrate-binding domain-containing protein, whose translation MLFERDNIIGVSKYLLLTGCGAMLFLSCSQSSDTRENSETLPVSVSEPVERDFAEIKRNGVLRMITSYSSGSYFLYKGVQVGFEYELLKAFTKENDLALEVVITGPDESPYDLLNSGRGDIIAANYTITPERKQVVEFTRPYNMVDQLIVVSDDLGFKPESISDMEGIPISVRRNSSYYVRLKELKDEGFPVNINIIPEDMDTESVLFQVADGTYEATVADDNIFDAADKYMNGLIKGPLIAESDTIAWAVRKNAPDLEYQLNRFLYKHFRFDEDGVPKRSAFLNVLRKKYFESGNQIADYYSPTYQGEQYGTISPYDNMIREVADEMDVDWVMLTAIAAQESKFNPSSVSWAGAVGIMQVLPRFSEISSDSLYIPEVNIREGAKILASHLDHYAYMDSTNKWSFALAAYNAGSGHLADARRLTIDHNKNPNEWEDVSESLLKLMQRKYYQHARYGFCRGIETVRYVNEIMNRYSTYQTILAHNREKTATGTGVLGLKTFN comes from the coding sequence ATGCTATTTGAAAGAGACAACATTATTGGAGTGTCTAAGTATTTGCTCCTCACCGGCTGTGGAGCTATGCTTTTCTTAAGCTGTTCGCAATCTTCAGACACACGCGAGAACAGCGAAACCCTCCCTGTTTCTGTAAGTGAACCCGTTGAAAGAGACTTTGCAGAGATTAAAAGGAACGGCGTACTCCGTATGATTACCAGCTACAGTTCGGGCTCCTATTTTCTGTATAAAGGAGTTCAGGTTGGTTTTGAATACGAGCTGCTGAAAGCCTTCACAAAAGAAAATGACCTTGCCCTTGAGGTTGTGATTACCGGCCCTGATGAAAGTCCCTATGACCTGCTCAATAGCGGTCGCGGTGATATTATAGCGGCCAATTACACCATCACCCCCGAAAGAAAGCAGGTGGTAGAGTTTACCCGTCCGTACAACATGGTTGATCAGCTTATTGTAGTTTCGGATGACCTGGGTTTTAAACCGGAAAGTATTTCGGATATGGAGGGAATTCCCATCAGTGTTCGCCGGAATAGTTCATACTACGTTCGCTTAAAAGAGCTAAAAGATGAAGGCTTCCCGGTGAACATCAACATTATCCCTGAAGATATGGACACCGAGTCGGTATTATTTCAGGTAGCCGATGGCACGTATGAAGCTACCGTTGCTGACGACAATATTTTTGATGCAGCCGATAAATACATGAATGGACTTATAAAAGGACCACTAATTGCCGAAAGTGATACCATTGCCTGGGCAGTCCGCAAAAATGCTCCCGATCTTGAGTATCAGCTAAACCGTTTTCTGTACAAGCATTTTCGTTTTGATGAGGATGGGGTTCCCAAACGCTCTGCATTTCTGAATGTATTACGGAAAAAATACTTTGAGTCGGGCAACCAAATAGCTGATTACTACAGCCCTACTTATCAGGGAGAGCAATACGGCACTATTTCTCCCTATGATAATATGATTCGTGAGGTAGCCGATGAAATGGATGTCGACTGGGTGATGCTTACCGCTATAGCTGCGCAGGAATCGAAATTTAATCCAAGCTCGGTGAGTTGGGCAGGAGCCGTAGGGATTATGCAGGTGTTACCAAGGTTCTCAGAAATCTCATCTGACTCATTGTATATCCCGGAAGTGAATATTCGTGAGGGTGCTAAAATTCTGGCTTCTCATCTTGACCATTACGCCTATATGGACTCTACCAATAAATGGTCGTTTGCCCTGGCTGCATACAATGCCGGTTCCGGCCACCTTGCTGATGCCCGCCGGCTCACTATCGATCACAATAAAAACCCCAATGAATGGGAGGATGTGTCGGAGTCTTTATTAAAGCTGATGCAGCGTAAATACTACCAGCATGCACGCTACGGTTTTTGCAGGGGTATTGAGACGGTCCGGTATGTAAATGAAATTATGAACCGGTACAGCACGTATCAGACTATATTAGCGCATAACAGAGAGAAGACCGCAACGGGAACCGGAGTGCTGGGTTTAAAAACCTTTAATTAA
- a CDS encoding DMT family transporter, with protein MSQDYSKAKVYLILIVGLTTFGFAPILVKFATEHSALLLVAIRTVGAFLMLLPFYIYQKKSDKYDVKPVGNETKWMAFAGIALGLHFILWISSLYYTSVASASVLVTIHPIMLIVAERVLYKMEFAPTVWIGVFIAFAGSVLLGISDYNTESTFANPLLGNAMAFGAAAIFAVYFLIGRKIRQNRSWLGYVFPVYGYAAATCVTILLIVEGMPQHISPVVIWVGLGLAIGPQLMGHGSLNYAVKFVSPTLLSTLILTEPVFATVLAFFILGELPAILSFVAIFVTLVGVVLTWKKKPKHKREIDE; from the coding sequence TTGAGTCAGGATTATTCAAAAGCTAAAGTTTATCTGATCCTTATAGTTGGGCTCACCACCTTTGGCTTTGCCCCCATTTTAGTGAAGTTTGCTACCGAACATTCGGCCCTTTTGTTAGTGGCCATACGTACGGTAGGCGCTTTTCTGATGCTGCTGCCTTTTTATATCTATCAAAAAAAGAGCGACAAATACGATGTAAAGCCGGTGGGTAATGAAACCAAATGGATGGCCTTTGCCGGGATTGCCTTAGGGCTTCACTTCATACTTTGGATCAGTTCACTTTATTACACCTCGGTGGCTTCAGCTTCGGTGCTGGTTACCATTCACCCCATTATGTTGATTGTAGCCGAACGGGTGTTGTACAAAATGGAGTTTGCTCCCACCGTATGGATTGGAGTGTTTATCGCTTTTGCCGGATCCGTCCTTTTAGGAATCTCTGATTACAATACGGAGTCAACCTTTGCCAACCCCTTGCTTGGAAATGCGATGGCTTTCGGAGCAGCAGCTATCTTTGCCGTTTATTTTCTGATCGGGAGAAAAATCCGGCAAAACCGATCCTGGCTCGGGTATGTATTCCCGGTTTATGGCTATGCGGCAGCAACCTGTGTTACTATTTTGCTGATTGTGGAAGGAATGCCCCAGCACATTTCCCCGGTGGTGATTTGGGTAGGGCTGGGATTGGCCATAGGTCCGCAGCTGATGGGCCACGGTTCTCTAAACTACGCCGTTAAATTCGTTTCACCCACATTACTTTCCACCTTAATTCTGACTGAACCCGTGTTTGCGACCGTGCTTGCGTTTTTTATCCTCGGAGAACTTCCGGCGATTCTTTCCTTTGTGGCCATTTTTGTGACCTTAGTAGGGGTTGTGCTTACCTGGAAAAAGAAGCCGAAGCATAAGAGAGAGATCGATGAATAA
- a CDS encoding DUF4293 family protein — MIQRLQTVFLALASILNLSVYFTPIYEKAMNDPQLWIGIGLASSLLVALIINVFSIFLYNNRKNQIAWVKRAALFQVIGLGFCVGVLFSLGGIGTYLWDEALGTGLVIAGLLFQILALRFIKKDEELVRSMDRIR, encoded by the coding sequence GTGATACAACGACTACAAACGGTATTTCTGGCACTGGCATCCATACTTAATCTTTCGGTTTACTTTACCCCCATTTACGAGAAAGCCATGAACGATCCTCAGCTCTGGATTGGCATTGGCCTGGCAAGTTCGTTGTTAGTGGCTTTAATCATAAACGTCTTTTCCATCTTCCTCTATAATAACCGGAAAAATCAGATAGCTTGGGTGAAAAGAGCTGCGCTGTTTCAGGTAATCGGTCTTGGGTTTTGTGTGGGTGTTTTATTTTCACTGGGAGGAATCGGAACCTACCTTTGGGATGAAGCGCTTGGAACCGGGCTTGTAATTGCAGGACTCCTGTTTCAGATTTTAGCACTTCGTTTTATAAAAAAAGATGAGGAATTAGTCCGTTCAATGGATCGAATCCGATAG